A portion of the Macaca thibetana thibetana isolate TM-01 chromosome 9, ASM2454274v1, whole genome shotgun sequence genome contains these proteins:
- the C9H10orf88 gene encoding ATPase PAAT: METRTEDRGLTRRPTLASSWDVAGGALTHNLLLTRAGLGPGDFDWEELLAPPAPGQDLVILKRNLNNQDEKPCFLYLRCGPDGGEEIASIGILSSARNMEVYLGEEYCGTSRGKNVCTVLDDSEHEKVILYKKYLKLESSTHACKIKLLSFGERQRVFISKVVVHMRSVLANSSTSFPALGSRIDLDKVQTIMESMGSKLSPGAQQLMDMVRFQQRNCIPIGEQLQLVLGNSGYKHMIGLQSSSTLGALDKSSSTPFPFRTGLTSGNVTENLQTYIDKSTQLPGGENSTKLDECKIVPQNHSLLENDLKNAMSSFLPKKASDNSNIPNSELLPFLQNLCSQVNHLRVGNKTECQENITKHGERILGVGMEEQPVCSYLEKILSKNMELMEKKLMDYIDQRIYKLQEHIDDKIALLMDLLQNPNSPPTGIPLRHYDSGERLSNGER, encoded by the exons ATGGAGACACGGACCGAGGACCGGGGCCTCACCCGCCGCCCCACGCTGGCCTCTTCTTGGGATGTTGCAGGCGGGGCCCTGACCCACAACCTCCTTCTCACCCGGGCCGGTCTCGGCCCCGGTGACTTCGACTGGGAGGAGCTGCTGGCGCCGCCTGCTCCAGG CCAGGATCTGGTGATTTTGAAGAGAAACCTGAACAACCAAGATGAAAAGCCCTGCTTCCTTTACCTGAGGTGTGGCCCTGATGGAGGTGAAGAAATCGCTTCTATTGGCATTTTAAGTTCAGCAAGAAATATGGAAGTGTACTTAGGAGAGGAGTACTGTGGAACCAGTAGGGGCAAGAATGTTTGTACTGTCCTGGATGACAG tgaacaTGAAAAGGTTATTTTGtacaaaaaatatctaaaattggaGTCCTCCACACATGCTTGTAAAATAAAG TTGCTCTCCTTTGGCGAAAGGCAGCGTGTGTTCATCAGTAAAGTTGTGGTACACATGAGATCAGTTTTGGCAAATTCTTCAACAAGCTTTCCTGCTCTAGGATCAAGGATAGACCTTGACAAGGTCCAAACCATAATGGAATCCATGGGGTCAAAGTTATCTCCTGGAGCTCAGCAGTTGATGGATATGGTTAGATTTCAGCAGCGG AATTGTATTCCCATTGGAGAGCAGCTTCAGTTGGTGTTGGGCAATTCTGGATACAAGCATATGATTGGACTACAATCCTCATCTACCTTAGGAGCCTTAGACAAGTCATCCTCCACACCTTTTCCTTTTAGAACTGGATTGACATCTGGGAATGTGACTGAAAACTTACAAACTTACATTGATAAAAGTACACAACTACCTGGTGGAGAGAATTCTACCAAGCTTGATGAGTGTAAAATTGTGCCTCAAAACCATTCCCTTCTTGAAAATGATCTTAAAAATGCAATGTCCTCTTTCTTACCAAAGAAAGCAAGTGACAACTCAAATATACCTAACTCTGAGTTGCTACCTTTTCTCCAGAATTTATGTAGTCAAGTTAATCATCTCCGTGTGGGAAATAAGACCGAGTGTCAGGAAAACATCACCAAGCACGGTGAACGCATTCTTGGTGTTGG aatgGAAGAGCAACCTGTTTGCTCCTACTTGGAAAagattctttctaaaaatatggaACTGATGGAAAAGAAACTTATGGATTACATTGACCAGCGAATATATAAACTCCAGGAGCACATTGATGATAAGATTGCTTTGTTAATGGATTTGCTGCAAAATCCTAACTCCCCGCCCACTGGGATACCTCTGAGACATTATGACTCTGGAGAAAGACTTTCAAATGGAGAAAGATAA